In the Natrinema sp. CBA1119 genome, TGTCTAGCATGGATGACGGATTGACCGCACACCACCGTAAATCCGCGGGTCGCCGAACATGGACGTTAATCGCAGAACACGCACGTACGCAGGTCGCGAAACGCGAGCGCGAGTCACGGAATGCGATCGCGCGTCACGAAACACCGGCCGTCGCCGGCGAGTACAACCCGTTCCGGACGGTTTTTCCGCTCTGTCGTCGACTACGGACGCATGGACGGACCCGATCTCACGGGGCGAACGGTCCTCGTCACGGGCAGCGCGAAAGGCGTCGGGCGCGAACTGCTGTTGGCGACGGCCGAGCGCGGCGCGGCGACGGCGGTCCACTACCACACCAGCGCCGAGGCGGCCCGCGACGTGGCCGAGACGGCCCGCGACCGCGGTGCGAGCGCGGCGATGACGGTTCAGGGCGACGTCACCGATCCCGAGAGCGTCGACGGACTCTTCGCGGCGGTCGAAGCCGAACTCGGGAGCGTCGACGTGCTGGTCAACAACGTCGGTGACTTCGCGCCCGCCCACTGGGCCGACCTCGAGTTCGAGGCCTGGAACCGCGTCCTCGAGACGAATCTCAACGGGACCTACCTCTGTTCGAAGCGAGCGCTGCTCGGAATGCGTGAGAGCGAGTACGGCCGGATCGTGAACATCGGCTACGCCTCGAGCGAGCAGGGACTCGTCAGTCCGAAGAACTTCCCCTATTTCGTGGCCAAGAAGGGAATATTGATGTTCACGCGCATGCTCGCGGCCGACACGCAGGACGACGGGATCACGGTCAACGCCATTTCTCCGTACGTCGTCGAGAACTCCGACGAATTCCCCGAGGAACTGCCTCGCGATCGGCCCGCGAGCTTCGAGGACCTGATCGCGCCGCTGTACTTCTACCTCGACCCCGACAGCGGCTACGTCAGCGGGGAGAACCTCGAGGTCGACGGCGGCTGGTTGCCTGAAACAGTGTGATCGTTACAGTGAGGATCGATATGAGTGCAGAGGAAGGTGGATCAGAGGCGCAATTCAGAAAGAATCCATCATTCAGAAGCTTTTTCATGTACCGGATGAGGGATTAGTTATATGGGAAAGAGACCGATTGAGATAATTCTAAGTACCGCCGTTATTTTCATGGCTGGTTTCATCCTCTGGCCACCTCGCGATACCATCTGGCAGTGGTGGACAGTGATAGCTGAAGGGCCGGAAAGGGGTCTGATAGCGCTAGTAGTATTGATCGGACTATCTGCGGCAACTGGTCTCGGACTGTCGACGGTCGGTAACGTTCGTCCGTCTAGTTTACTTACCGGCGGTATTCTGGCTTTCATTGCCGGGATGGCACTGATAAGTCTCATCATTTCGCCAGATAGTCCATCACATTTCCTTCTGTATGGGTTTATTCTTGTACTCATTTTCCTCGGAGCCGCCATCGGATACGTAGTTCGTTCCAACGACAAATCACAGTCGAGTAAACGGACTGGATCCGCCTAACGGCTCCTGTCAGGACGGATCTTTTTCCGCTGTCTCTGTCGACGCAACGAGATCGAACCTTCACTGCCGGTTGGCGACAAGCGCCGTCAAGTAACCGGTCGCAGTCGAACGGCGTTCAACCGACCGTTCTGAGAATATTCCGGAGGGTCGCGGGACCGTTCCTCACGAGCGCTCGCGGAAATCGTCTCCGAGGCGACCTGAGCGCCGCCCGGAGGACGGCGCTCTCGTTCTCCGTGATCCCCGCCCCGTGCCCGACGAGGACGCGCTCCGGCTCGAGGTCGTTCAGTTGGCGCGGCGGCCTAAGCCGACGCAACAACTGTAAGCCGAGTCGTTCCTCCCCGATCAGGAACGAATCGATCGTCCCCAGCGAATCGGGAACGATGAGGGTTCCGCTGGCCTCGTGAGAGAGGATCACCTCGTCCCAGACGGAAAACGGTCGACTGGGAATCGCGCGAATACTCGAGTCCGGGAACGAGCCACTGTAGCGCTCGAGCGGCGCGTCGATGCGCTGCTCGACGCGTCCCATCCAGTCGGGAACGGAGACGGGGACGTCGTACCGGTCTGCGAACACGTCGGCGTCACGGGAGTGCCAACACGAGAGGACGGCGACGCCGGCGACCGCACCGAAATCCGCCAGCACGCGATCGATATCGGGAGCGTCTAACGGATCGAGAAGCCAGACCCCGTCGGCCGTTCGAATCGCGTGGCTCACGCGCTGGCCGCCTTCTTCGGGATGGGCCATCCAACTTACCCCGTCGGACCAGTCGGTGCATATCTGCGCGCCCGCCGATTCGCCGCGATCGAACATCGCTATCGGTTCCTCTCGAGGCCGCTTCCATAATTCTCTCGCCGACGGATCACTGCTCGAAATGATCGACCCGAGATCGCGGCCGCTCGCGGAGCGCATCGAACACTATACTTCGACCGCGGCCGTCTCCGTCCCCATGCCATCGACGGGAACAGTCCGAGCGATCCACGTCGCGCCGGAACAGGGAGCACCGACGGAACGTGTCGATCGCGTCCGAGCTGTCGCCGGGTGCGGCCTCGAGGGCGATCGCTACTATCGCGCCGACGGCACGTTCGCCGACCGCGAGGGCAGCGACGTTACGCTCATCGAAAGCGAGGCGCTGGCCGGGGTCGAACGCGACTACGAGATCGACCTCGAGCCCGGCGTTCACCGCCGGAATCTGACGACCGAGGGGATCGCACTGAATCATCTGGTCGACGTGCAGTTCCGGATCGGCGAGGTCGTCTGCGAGGGAGTCGAACTCTGCGAACCGTGTTCGTCCCTCGAGTCCCACCTCGCGGAAAATGGGATCCGGGAAGCGCTGGTTCACCGCGGCGGACTCCGAGCGCGGATCCTCGAGGGAGCCACGGTGGCGACCGGCGATCGAGTCGAACGGATCTAGCGCTTCTTCTCCATAATACCCTACATATGTACCGATAGCCCGCACCCGCGAAAACAAAACCTACATTTTCCCGGAGTACAAGTGAGAACTGATGAACGAGTCTGGGATCCAGTCGCTGATGGATCAGGAAACGCTCGACCGGCGCGTTCGGACCGGAGCGGCCCCCCAGTGGGTCGCCGATCACTGGCAGTCGTTTCGCGATGGACTGCTCGGCGAGCGAAACGAGACGCCGTTTCCGTGCTTCTTCGGGGCCGAGTCGGTGCAAAACGGCGACCCGCTCTACACGGCAGTGCCGTCGCTGAGCGACGCCGACG is a window encoding:
- a CDS encoding SDR family NAD(P)-dependent oxidoreductase, encoding MDGPDLTGRTVLVTGSAKGVGRELLLATAERGAATAVHYHTSAEAARDVAETARDRGASAAMTVQGDVTDPESVDGLFAAVEAELGSVDVLVNNVGDFAPAHWADLEFEAWNRVLETNLNGTYLCSKRALLGMRESEYGRIVNIGYASSEQGLVSPKNFPYFVAKKGILMFTRMLAADTQDDGITVNAISPYVVENSDEFPEELPRDRPASFEDLIAPLYFYLDPDSGYVSGENLEVDGGWLPETV
- a CDS encoding MOSC domain-containing protein, with translation MPSTGTVRAIHVAPEQGAPTERVDRVRAVAGCGLEGDRYYRADGTFADREGSDVTLIESEALAGVERDYEIDLEPGVHRRNLTTEGIALNHLVDVQFRIGEVVCEGVELCEPCSSLESHLAENGIREALVHRGGLRARILEGATVATGDRVERI